One Succinispira mobilis DSM 6222 genomic window carries:
- the fliF gene encoding flagellar basal-body MS-ring/collar protein FliF translates to MAEWKAQLQAVWQKLSKTQRYAIMGGALAVFIAILGWSYWLGGKAEYQPLYTNLETKDAGEIVNKLKEQKVDNKISDNGSTILVPAKDVYALRLSLAAQGLPRGKKGFEVFDQTKFGTTEFQNKMNYLQAMQGEMARTIEELKEVESARVHIVMPEDSLYKKNEKPATASIMLKLKPDAELDKNQVKGIVNLVAHSVQGLKPENITVVDNFAKVLNVYDEEEQKNQDSKNNKAFALDKFLMTKKIQDQLQYNVQSLLDQSLGQNRAAARVTVELDFDKRLIDKQVFAPVVEEKGILRSSQDITENYQGTGKPPAGGPAGTTSNIPGYPAATNQQTQSNYEKKDSTKNYEINETKEKIVVDPGAIKRITVAVFIDETLTQAQQEGISRVVASASGINLNRGDLVSVERIPFNTDLAEQKKAEQAKAEQERYIYYGLGALALLIVIVGMVIWYLRKKSAEERERILQEQSFAERMEKERLATERMIAEKKMLADYEKERAAMIRSAEGKGSDDGMDSFTGEELSEEEKFFKEQQVLVESFAKENPEEFAQLLQAWLSEE, encoded by the coding sequence ATGGCTGAATGGAAAGCGCAATTGCAGGCGGTTTGGCAAAAATTAAGCAAAACTCAACGATATGCAATTATGGGAGGAGCCTTAGCGGTATTTATAGCGATATTAGGTTGGAGCTATTGGTTAGGCGGTAAGGCGGAATATCAACCTCTGTACACAAATTTAGAAACAAAAGATGCAGGCGAAATAGTTAACAAGCTTAAAGAGCAAAAAGTTGACAATAAAATTAGTGATAACGGTAGTACGATTTTAGTGCCAGCGAAAGATGTTTATGCTTTGCGCCTATCTTTGGCAGCGCAAGGATTGCCTAGAGGCAAAAAAGGGTTTGAAGTCTTTGACCAAACAAAGTTTGGTACAACTGAATTTCAGAATAAAATGAATTATCTACAGGCTATGCAAGGTGAGATGGCCAGAACAATTGAAGAACTTAAAGAAGTTGAGTCCGCACGAGTGCACATAGTTATGCCTGAGGATAGTCTTTACAAAAAAAATGAAAAACCAGCAACTGCATCGATTATGTTAAAGTTGAAACCTGATGCTGAGTTGGATAAAAATCAAGTTAAAGGAATCGTTAATCTTGTAGCCCATAGTGTGCAAGGATTAAAACCAGAAAATATTACAGTAGTAGATAATTTTGCCAAAGTTCTAAATGTCTACGATGAAGAAGAGCAAAAAAATCAAGATAGCAAAAACAATAAGGCTTTTGCCTTAGATAAGTTTTTAATGACCAAAAAGATTCAAGATCAATTACAATATAACGTGCAATCATTATTAGATCAATCTTTAGGCCAAAATCGTGCAGCGGCACGAGTAACGGTGGAATTGGATTTTGATAAACGCTTAATAGATAAGCAAGTTTTTGCTCCAGTAGTAGAAGAAAAAGGTATTTTAAGAAGTTCACAAGATATTACCGAAAATTATCAGGGCACTGGCAAACCTCCGGCGGGTGGTCCAGCAGGCACAACTAGTAATATTCCAGGGTATCCAGCGGCGACAAACCAACAAACCCAGTCTAACTATGAGAAGAAAGATTCTACAAAAAATTATGAAATAAATGAAACCAAGGAAAAAATAGTCGTTGATCCAGGGGCAATTAAAAGGATTACCGTAGCGGTATTTATTGATGAAACTTTGACGCAAGCGCAACAAGAAGGTATTTCAAGAGTAGTTGCTTCTGCTTCAGGGATAAATCTTAATCGTGGTGACTTAGTTTCTGTAGAGCGAATTCCTTTCAATACTGATTTAGCGGAACAGAAAAAAGCTGAACAAGCTAAAGCTGAACAAGAACGCTATATTTACTATGGCTTAGGTGCGTTAGCGCTATTGATTGTTATTGTGGGAATGGTTATCTGGTATTTGCGTAAAAAGAGTGCCGAAGAAAGAGAACGTATTTTACAAGAACAAAGTTTCGCAGAACGGATGGAAAAAGAACGTTTGGCTACAGAGCGGATGATTGCTGAGAAGAAAATGTTAGCAGACTACGAAAAAGAACGTGCTGCGATGATTAGATCAGCTGAAGGTAAAGGTAGTGATGATGGTATGGATAGCTTTACCGGAGAAGAATTGAGCGAGGAAGAAAAATTCTTCAAAGAACAACAAGTTTTGGTGGAAAGTTTTGCTAAAGAAAATCCTGAAGAATTTGCTCAATTATTACAAGCTTGGTTGTCTGAGGAGTAA
- the fliE gene encoding flagellar hook-basal body complex protein FliE, with protein sequence MRINENVQTMLTSASKSALTPENDSPVNFSNLLKEAVYKVNETQVQSQQATMKLATGEIEDISQVTIAAEKAAINLQLAIQVRNKALDAYQEIMRMQM encoded by the coding sequence ATGCGAATTAATGAAAATGTACAAACAATGCTAACTTCTGCTAGCAAAAGTGCCTTGACTCCAGAAAATGATAGTCCCGTTAATTTTTCTAATCTCTTAAAAGAAGCTGTTTATAAAGTGAATGAAACCCAGGTTCAATCGCAACAGGCGACCATGAAATTGGCTACGGGTGAAATTGAAGATATTTCTCAAGTCACAATTGCCGCGGAAAAAGCTGCAATTAACTTGCAACTAGCAATACAGGTGAGAAATAAGGCTTTGGATGCGTATCAAGAAATTATGAGGATGCAAATGTAG
- a CDS encoding FliH/SctL family protein, whose protein sequence is MRKLIKSNCTQEQQPFLIVHKLDSESKVLSKTKQQDLKEEKESNNQVAKDTEVSLEALAKQISDKQQLLEKLEQDLTDKANCSEAVLENARREAEELIVQAKLQAGEILLEARKQSDQIVKEFEEQGLEQGKLTGYQEGFQQGFAEGKAEAQQEGFKLGLEEGQAQGFIEIQTQMQTTLLEAENKAKQLVADAQTEAEQTITGCADKVQTTIWLVAEKILHKQLTLKPEYVLAIVKAALEKVSSQAMIKISVAPVNKELVAQQVPQLKQLFEANTTMEVFADESLNKADVLIETNNGLVDARLETQMSLLKMCVEEIFTNV, encoded by the coding sequence TTGCGTAAGCTGATAAAATCTAACTGTACCCAAGAACAGCAACCTTTTTTGATAGTGCACAAACTGGATTCAGAATCTAAAGTTTTGTCTAAAACTAAACAGCAAGATTTAAAGGAAGAAAAAGAGAGTAATAATCAAGTTGCTAAGGATACTGAAGTTAGTCTAGAGGCTTTAGCAAAGCAGATAAGTGATAAACAACAGCTTTTGGAAAAACTAGAACAGGATTTAACAGATAAAGCAAATTGTAGTGAGGCTGTGTTAGAAAATGCACGGCGAGAAGCTGAAGAATTAATAGTTCAAGCTAAACTACAAGCTGGGGAGATTTTACTAGAAGCCAGAAAACAAAGCGACCAAATTGTCAAAGAATTTGAAGAGCAAGGGTTAGAGCAGGGAAAACTAACTGGCTATCAAGAAGGTTTTCAGCAAGGATTTGCCGAGGGGAAAGCCGAAGCACAACAAGAAGGCTTTAAACTAGGTTTAGAAGAAGGGCAGGCGCAAGGATTTATTGAAATTCAGACGCAAATGCAGACTACTTTGCTAGAAGCAGAAAACAAGGCGAAACAATTAGTAGCAGATGCTCAGACAGAAGCAGAGCAGACTATTACTGGCTGTGCCGATAAAGTTCAGACAACTATTTGGTTAGTGGCAGAGAAAATTTTGCATAAACAATTAACTTTAAAACCTGAATATGTTTTGGCCATAGTAAAGGCAGCCTTGGAAAAAGTTAGTAGCCAAGCGATGATAAAAATTTCGGTGGCACCGGTTAATAAAGAGTTAGTAGCGCAGCAAGTGCCGCAGTTAAAGCAATTATTTGAAGCGAACACTACCATGGAAGTTTTTGCTGATGAAAGCTTGAACAAGGCAGATGTTTTGATAGAAACTAATAATGGATTGGTAGATGCGAGGTTGGAAACACAAATGTCTCTTTTGAAAATGTGTGTTGAGGAGATTTTTACAAATGTTTGA
- the fliG gene encoding flagellar motor switch protein FliG yields MYASSSLLSGKKKAAILLISLGQETAANIFKKLKEEELEVITLEIANQKKVTPEQKQLVISEFYQMCKAKEYISEGGLDYARTVLEKAVGLESALSVINKLTSSLQIRPFDCVRNTDPSQLLNLIQNEHPQTIALVLAYLRPEQAAAILSALPNDVQYDVARRIATMDRTSPDIIRDVEKVLERKISSSLGNQDFTIAGGVEAIVELLNRSDRTTERSIIENLESQDPELAEEIRKLMFVFEDIILLDDRSLQMVLREVENKDLSLALKGVPNEVANKIFKNMSKRAADMLREEIEFMGPVRIRDVEEAQQKIVNIIRKLEDSGEIIVSRGKGDEVIA; encoded by the coding sequence ATGTACGCATCATCGTCTTTATTAAGTGGAAAAAAGAAAGCGGCGATTTTATTAATAAGTTTAGGGCAAGAAACAGCTGCCAATATTTTTAAAAAATTAAAAGAAGAAGAATTAGAAGTTATAACTTTAGAAATAGCAAACCAAAAAAAAGTTACCCCCGAACAAAAACAGTTAGTAATATCTGAGTTTTACCAAATGTGTAAAGCGAAAGAATATATTAGCGAGGGTGGTTTAGACTATGCTCGTACAGTCCTAGAAAAAGCAGTAGGTCTAGAGAGTGCGCTTAGTGTTATCAATAAGCTAACTTCTAGCTTGCAAATCAGACCATTTGACTGTGTGCGCAATACTGATCCATCACAATTGTTAAATTTAATTCAAAATGAACATCCACAAACAATTGCGTTAGTTTTAGCTTATTTACGACCTGAACAGGCCGCAGCCATTTTATCGGCACTGCCTAATGATGTTCAGTATGATGTAGCAAGACGTATAGCTACTATGGATCGAACTTCGCCAGATATAATTCGTGATGTTGAAAAAGTTCTTGAACGTAAAATTAGTTCTTCTTTGGGAAATCAAGACTTCACTATTGCTGGTGGGGTAGAGGCAATTGTAGAGTTGTTAAACAGATCAGACAGAACTACAGAGCGCTCTATTATTGAAAATTTAGAATCACAAGATCCGGAATTGGCAGAAGAAATTCGCAAGTTGATGTTTGTATTTGAAGATATTATTCTCCTTGATGATCGCTCTCTACAAATGGTATTGCGTGAGGTAGAAAACAAAGATTTGAGTTTAGCTTTGAAGGGTGTGCCTAATGAAGTCGCTAATAAAATTTTCAAAAACATGTCCAAACGGGCAGCCGATATGTTGCGGGAAGAAATTGAATTTATGGGACCAGTTAGAATTCGTGATGTAGAAGAAGCGCAACAAAAAATTGTTAATATTATTCGCAAACTAGAAGATTCAGGCGAAATTATAGTTTCTCGTGGTAAAGGAGACGAAGTAATTGCGTAA
- a CDS encoding flagellar hook-length control protein FliK, with the protein MSEALNLLAKNTPKTAPDNFKLESRKTNRESNFSLKKNENTFSKVLSSKSQKISESEALPEVDNSKALEQLNFLANLNMHKQVSEDTSTSEQNFDEEKAELLATFADIVLVKPEKIEIAPTESMLAIPGAQMPSVNNLMADEVVDNTKALPENLPISVISSVISEDLLQEIAPKAVPAKQAVESTENMITVEQRLNLEKTITTETSKPETTVNDLKLDTGVDSVEKTKNGSGITKLDASIEDPDTAKLDTTIVKPNLTKVPNLAETTKADLDSTQKLEQVILNKLDTTTKLAIKPPVDASLLQQKIILEQQPAEFKVAESETELPQTTAAPVVETLAIGAQTANNNTGSNLDFAQSSVGGTMEKNTEISSATSDFKTSLETALPNSSVELTEDKLRTARQLVENVRLLQKAGNTEMMIRLKPEHLGEMVLKISIVNGSVNANFHTNNAEARGILEAAMPQLRQELSHSGFKVHDVGVYAGLGEFMSKKDGQDSLAYNQKQKPTNLQKINNSKLTETELQQLQEQGLTVNEGIDYKI; encoded by the coding sequence ATGAGTGAAGCTTTAAATTTATTGGCGAAAAATACCCCAAAAACAGCTCCTGATAACTTCAAGTTAGAAAGTCGCAAAACTAATCGCGAGAGTAATTTTAGCTTAAAGAAAAACGAAAACACTTTTAGCAAGGTTTTATCAAGTAAATCCCAAAAAATTTCTGAATCAGAAGCTCTTCCAGAAGTTGATAATAGCAAAGCTTTAGAGCAACTTAATTTTTTGGCTAATTTAAATATGCATAAACAAGTTAGCGAAGACACTTCTACATCAGAACAGAATTTTGATGAGGAGAAAGCAGAATTACTAGCAACGTTTGCTGATATTGTGTTAGTTAAACCAGAAAAAATAGAAATTGCTCCGACGGAATCAATGCTAGCTATTCCGGGCGCACAGATGCCTAGTGTGAATAATCTGATGGCTGATGAAGTTGTGGATAATACTAAAGCCCTGCCAGAAAATTTGCCAATTAGCGTTATTAGCAGTGTAATTAGTGAAGATTTGCTACAAGAAATTGCACCAAAGGCAGTGCCCGCGAAGCAGGCAGTAGAGTCAACAGAAAACATGATTACGGTCGAACAGCGTTTAAACCTTGAAAAAACAATTACGACTGAAACTAGCAAACCTGAAACAACTGTAAATGATTTAAAGTTAGATACAGGTGTTGATTCTGTTGAAAAAACGAAAAACGGTTCTGGAATTACGAAGCTAGACGCTTCTATAGAAGATCCGGATACTGCTAAGTTAGACACAACAATCGTAAAGCCTAACTTGACCAAGGTTCCAAATCTAGCAGAAACCACAAAGGCAGACCTTGATAGCACCCAGAAATTGGAACAGGTGATTTTAAACAAGTTGGATACTACTACAAAACTTGCAATAAAGCCACCCGTAGATGCCAGTTTGCTACAACAAAAAATAATTTTAGAACAACAACCTGCAGAGTTTAAAGTGGCAGAATCCGAGACGGAATTGCCGCAAACAACTGCCGCACCAGTAGTTGAGACTTTAGCAATTGGGGCACAAACAGCTAATAACAATACCGGTTCTAATTTGGATTTTGCTCAAAGTAGTGTCGGTGGTACTATGGAAAAAAACACAGAAATTAGCAGTGCTACAAGCGATTTTAAAACTAGTCTAGAAACAGCACTTCCTAACAGTTCAGTAGAACTTACAGAAGATAAACTACGAACAGCAAGGCAGTTGGTAGAAAACGTACGTCTATTACAAAAAGCTGGAAACACAGAGATGATGATTAGGTTAAAACCAGAGCATTTAGGTGAAATGGTTTTAAAAATCAGTATTGTAAATGGTAGTGTTAATGCGAATTTCCATACTAACAACGCAGAAGCTCGGGGAATTCTAGAAGCCGCAATGCCACAACTGCGACAAGAATTAAGTCATAGTGGTTTTAAGGTGCATGATGTAGGTGTATATGCAGGTTTAGGTGAGTTTATGTCTAAAAAAGATGGACAAGATTCTTTAGCTTATAACCAAAAACAAAAACCAACTAACTTACAAAAAATCAATAATTCCAAACTAACCGAAACAGAGTTGCAGCAGTTGCAAGAACAAGGATTGACCGTTAATGAAGGGATTGACTATAAAATATAA
- a CDS encoding lytic transglycosylase domain-containing protein, translated as MKIGNVTQVLNRINEIEAKFNFSSENDDKSFEKTLQKELQPTKATQNHDNKKTQDVKAILQETAQRYGVDPTLVDNLAKTESNYQTDVVSSAGAIGVMQLMPETAQELGVKNAYDPRENIEGGVKYLKTLLNKYNNTEQAIAAYNAGMGAVDKYGGVPPYEETKEYVAKVLNKN; from the coding sequence ATGAAGATAGGTAATGTTACGCAGGTTTTAAATAGAATAAATGAAATAGAAGCAAAATTTAACTTTAGCTCGGAAAACGACGATAAATCTTTTGAAAAGACTTTGCAAAAAGAGTTGCAACCAACAAAAGCAACTCAGAATCATGATAATAAAAAAACTCAAGATGTAAAAGCAATTTTGCAGGAAACTGCCCAAAGATATGGTGTTGACCCAACATTAGTGGATAATTTAGCCAAAACGGAATCCAACTACCAAACTGATGTTGTCTCAAGTGCAGGGGCTATTGGTGTGATGCAGTTAATGCCTGAAACTGCTCAAGAGTTGGGTGTGAAAAATGCTTATGACCCGCGCGAGAATATTGAAGGTGGCGTCAAGTACCTGAAAACGCTATTAAATAAATATAATAATACTGAACAGGCAATAGCAGCTTATAATGCGGGTATGGGTGCAGTAGATAAATATGGCGGAGTCCCGCCTTATGAAGAAACTAAAGAGTATGTTGCTAAAGTTTTAAATAAAAATTAG
- the fliI gene encoding flagellar protein export ATPase FliI: protein MFDVDALQEKLKQCNTILLKGKVTQVIGLVIESIGPTVILGELCYIKSREQNIIKAEVVGFKEGKVLLMPLGVLAGIGPGCEVIASEQTLSVKVGESLLGRILDGLGNPMDGLGPLNESLSYPLENMPPPPLTRARIRDKLSVGVRAIDGLLTFGSGQRIGIMAGSGVGKSTLLGMIARNTEADINVIALIGERGREVREFIERDLGEEGLKRSVVVVATSDQPALVRLKGALTATAIAEYFRDQGKRVVLMMDSVTRFAMAQREVGLTVGEPPATRGYTPSVFAMLPKLLERTGPSDVGSITGIYTVLVEGDDMNEPIADTVRGILDGHIVLSRHIAAQNHYPAIDILASVSRVMLEIVEKNHWDAAQQLRKVLATYKEAEDLINIGAYVNGSNANIDMAIAKIESARKFLQQGVYEVDNFDSTITQLCAGFAK from the coding sequence ATGTTTGATGTGGACGCTTTGCAAGAAAAACTAAAACAATGTAATACAATTTTACTAAAGGGTAAAGTAACACAAGTAATTGGCTTGGTAATCGAATCTATTGGTCCAACGGTTATTTTGGGTGAATTGTGTTATATCAAAAGTCGCGAACAAAATATCATTAAAGCGGAAGTTGTAGGCTTTAAAGAAGGCAAAGTTTTGTTAATGCCATTAGGGGTTTTAGCTGGAATAGGACCAGGCTGTGAAGTTATTGCTTCCGAACAAACCTTATCGGTTAAAGTTGGCGAAAGTTTATTAGGCAGAATACTAGATGGTTTAGGAAATCCGATGGATGGTTTAGGTCCGCTTAATGAATCATTAAGTTATCCTTTAGAAAATATGCCCCCACCGCCTCTTACTAGAGCTAGAATTCGCGATAAACTTTCCGTAGGCGTAAGAGCTATTGATGGCTTGCTAACTTTTGGTTCAGGACAAAGGATAGGAATTATGGCTGGTAGTGGAGTAGGGAAAAGTACCTTACTTGGCATGATTGCTCGCAATACGGAGGCAGATATTAACGTCATTGCGCTAATTGGTGAGCGTGGTCGAGAAGTTCGGGAGTTTATTGAACGAGATTTAGGTGAAGAAGGGCTAAAAAGATCTGTAGTAGTAGTAGCAACTTCAGACCAACCAGCCTTAGTTCGTTTAAAAGGCGCACTTACGGCTACAGCAATTGCTGAATATTTTCGCGATCAAGGCAAACGAGTGGTATTGATGATGGACTCAGTTACACGTTTTGCTATGGCACAACGTGAAGTTGGCTTAACTGTAGGCGAACCGCCAGCAACTAGAGGATATACACCTTCTGTTTTTGCAATGCTACCTAAGTTACTAGAACGCACAGGTCCTAGCGACGTAGGCAGTATTACTGGTATTTACACGGTGCTAGTTGAAGGTGATGATATGAATGAGCCAATTGCGGATACAGTGCGGGGGATTCTTGATGGACACATTGTTTTATCGAGACATATCGCAGCGCAAAACCATTATCCAGCGATTGACATTTTAGCCAGCGTAAGTCGGGTAATGTTAGAAATTGTTGAAAAAAATCATTGGGATGCAGCTCAACAGTTGCGAAAAGTATTGGCGACTTATAAAGAAGCAGAAGACTTGATTAATATTGGTGCCTATGTAAATGGTAGTAATGCAAATATTGATATGGCCATTGCCAAAATTGAAAGTGCTAGAAAATTTTTGCAACAAGGCGTCTATGAAGTAGATAATTTTGACAGCACAATTACTCAACTATGTGCAGGATTTGCAAAGTAG
- the flgB gene encoding flagellar basal body rod protein FlgB, with protein MNFLDKQKTFVVLDKSLQASALRHKVIANNIANINTPLFKRSEVSFENQLAEALAEEAPVDSKHKKELPLKTTNPKHFTNISATRPKLTLDEVVAQKVEIPDESMRNDQNNVDIDRETADIAKNSIYYQAVAARLSSYTSTLKQVIEGRK; from the coding sequence ATGAATTTTTTAGACAAACAGAAAACTTTTGTTGTTCTTGATAAATCTCTGCAAGCCTCAGCATTAAGACATAAAGTTATTGCTAATAATATTGCGAATATAAATACACCGCTCTTTAAAAGAAGTGAAGTTAGTTTTGAAAATCAATTGGCAGAAGCCTTGGCTGAAGAAGCGCCTGTTGATTCTAAACACAAAAAAGAATTACCGTTGAAAACAACAAACCCCAAACATTTTACAAACATCAGTGCAACGAGACCGAAACTTACTTTAGATGAGGTAGTTGCTCAAAAAGTGGAAATTCCTGATGAAAGTATGCGTAATGACCAAAACAATGTAGATATTGACCGCGAAACTGCAGACATTGCAAAAAACAGTATTTATTATCAGGCTGTAGCCGCACGTTTGAGTAGCTATACGAGTACTTTAAAGCAAGTTATTGAAGGGAGAAAATAA
- a CDS encoding TIGR02530 family flagellar biosynthesis protein: MNDLKLNILCSQVATVANKQSNNQNTKATSVAKEQVFSEVLKNQIQQVKFSNHATQRMNYRNIKLDAAQNLRLEEAVSKAADKGLKDSLILLDNNAFIVNIPNKTVVTVVDQTNLKDNVFTNIDGAVII; the protein is encoded by the coding sequence ATGAACGATTTAAAATTAAACATTCTTTGTTCTCAAGTTGCTACAGTTGCTAATAAACAGAGTAATAACCAAAATACAAAAGCAACTTCTGTAGCTAAAGAACAAGTATTTAGTGAAGTTTTAAAAAATCAAATCCAGCAAGTTAAATTTTCCAATCATGCTACACAAAGAATGAATTACCGGAATATCAAGTTAGACGCAGCGCAAAATTTGCGGTTAGAAGAAGCGGTGTCAAAAGCAGCAGATAAGGGTCTGAAAGACAGCTTAATTTTGTTAGACAATAATGCTTTTATCGTAAATATCCCCAATAAGACAGTGGTGACGGTAGTAGATCAAACTAATCTAAAAGATAACGTATTTACTAATATTGATGGCGCAGTTATTATCTAG
- a CDS encoding MotE family protein, giving the protein MFTRKKVTASENKPNSAKQENKPNLKQRVAGTGSAFLNSMKKISIYILLLAVLALAATYVLLKYKLITPEELVKLTNMQDNPNAQMVVEKLDEHFKPVVEETKEEPKPEDKKDSKTELKPETAVVVKPTDAKAKDSIDIAEKNKKIIAELEKQEQERLLEEKKRISKLARMYESLKPKEAADIINKIDDNTAVQILLKMEEETAAKVLANMPSLKAATLSKVLIKYRAEKPKTITLPNTTDTNQLTANEQNAVSN; this is encoded by the coding sequence ATGTTTACCAGAAAAAAGGTAACAGCATCAGAAAACAAGCCGAATTCTGCTAAACAAGAAAATAAGCCTAATTTAAAGCAACGTGTTGCTGGCACCGGCTCAGCGTTCTTAAATTCAATGAAAAAAATTAGTATATACATCTTGTTATTGGCTGTTTTAGCTTTAGCAGCGACTTATGTATTATTAAAATATAAGTTGATAACACCTGAAGAGCTGGTGAAACTTACTAACATGCAAGATAATCCGAATGCTCAAATGGTAGTTGAAAAACTAGATGAGCACTTTAAACCAGTTGTCGAAGAGACTAAAGAAGAACCAAAGCCAGAAGATAAAAAAGATAGTAAAACCGAATTGAAGCCAGAAACAGCTGTAGTTGTTAAACCAACTGATGCTAAAGCTAAAGACAGTATTGATATAGCTGAAAAAAATAAAAAAATAATAGCTGAATTAGAAAAACAAGAGCAGGAACGACTATTAGAAGAGAAAAAGAGAATATCGAAGTTGGCGAGAATGTATGAAAGCCTGAAGCCCAAAGAGGCTGCAGATATTATAAATAAAATAGATGATAATACCGCGGTACAAATTCTTTTGAAAATGGAAGAAGAAACAGCCGCTAAAGTATTAGCTAACATGCCGTCCTTAAAAGCGGCAACCTTGTCTAAAGTTTTGATAAAGTATCGGGCAGAAAAACCGAAAACGATAACTTTACCAAACACTACTGATACTAATCAGCTAACAGCAAATGAACAAAATGCTGTTAGTAATTAG
- the flgC gene encoding flagellar basal body rod protein FlgC produces MGMFNAIDIAASGMTAERLRLDVVSNNLANVNTTRTENGTPYRRQIVVFEPREDFESVLQTNINKDNSQGARIDQVGQGVRARAIIEDQSPFRAVYEPGHPDADAQGYVMMPNVNAVAEMIDMLSASKAYEANVAAVNAAKSMALKALDIGK; encoded by the coding sequence ATGGGTATGTTTAATGCTATTGATATCGCCGCTTCAGGAATGACAGCAGAGCGATTACGCTTAGATGTTGTTTCAAATAATTTGGCAAATGTAAATACAACAAGAACAGAAAATGGCACGCCTTATAGACGTCAAATAGTTGTGTTTGAACCGCGCGAAGATTTCGAAAGTGTGTTGCAAACTAATATAAATAAAGACAATAGCCAAGGGGCTAGAATTGATCAAGTTGGACAAGGGGTTCGAGCAAGGGCAATTATTGAAGATCAATCCCCGTTTAGAGCTGTTTACGAACCAGGACATCCAGATGCTGATGCGCAAGGTTACGTAATGATGCCGAATGTAAATGCAGTAGCCGAGATGATTGATATGCTTAGTGCTTCAAAAGCTTATGAGGCAAATGTAGCAGCTGTTAATGCGGCTAAAAGTATGGCTTTAAAAGCTCTAGATATCGGTAAATAA
- the flgD gene encoding flagellar hook assembly protein FlgD encodes MAVTSVDNNLTTYENKVTGKTNTGSTMGKDQFLKLLVTQLRYQDPTNPMEDKEFVAQMAQFSSLEQMQNLNSSMQLNQAMSVIDKKITWQESDGNYYAGVVSSVRMKDNKPYLMIDDVAIDMEKVVKIEPKPATATENTTTD; translated from the coding sequence ATGGCAGTAACAAGTGTAGATAATAATTTAACCACGTATGAAAACAAAGTTACTGGAAAAACCAATACTGGCAGTACCATGGGGAAAGATCAGTTTTTAAAATTACTAGTAACGCAATTGCGCTATCAAGATCCAACTAATCCGATGGAAGACAAAGAGTTTGTTGCGCAAATGGCACAATTTTCTTCCTTAGAACAAATGCAAAACTTAAATAGTTCAATGCAGTTAAATCAAGCAATGTCCGTAATTGATAAAAAAATTACTTGGCAAGAGTCAGATGGGAACTACTATGCTGGGGTTGTAAGTTCTGTAAGAATGAAAGATAATAAACCATATTTAATGATTGATGATGTAGCGATTGATATGGAAAAAGTTGTGAAAATTGAACCGAAACCGGCAACAGCTACAGAAAACACAACGACTGATTAG
- the fliJ gene encoding flagellar export protein FliJ — MKKFVFKLEALLKIRKRQEDQAQTELTKERRILQQEKIKLFDLQDLRVNAQAEFEEQKSKYKIYIQDLLIWNEYLSQIDKRIEQQTALIKNQEDIVKKALKILEEAIKKRKVVEMLKEKRLQQYNLELIAQEQIVLDELSLSIFTRA, encoded by the coding sequence ATGAAAAAATTTGTTTTTAAACTAGAAGCTTTACTAAAGATTCGCAAACGGCAGGAAGATCAAGCACAGACAGAACTAACAAAAGAACGACGAATTTTGCAACAAGAAAAAATAAAGTTATTTGATTTGCAAGATTTGCGGGTAAATGCGCAAGCAGAATTTGAAGAACAAAAAAGTAAATATAAAATTTATATTCAAGATTTACTAATTTGGAATGAGTATCTTTCTCAAATTGATAAGCGTATTGAGCAGCAAACGGCCCTAATCAAAAATCAAGAGGATATCGTAAAAAAAGCGCTTAAAATATTAGAAGAAGCTATAAAGAAGCGTAAAGTTGTAGAAATGCTAAAAGAAAAGCGGTTGCAACAATATAATTTAGAACTTATTGCGCAAGAACAGATTGTTCTAGATGAGTTATCACTATCGATATTTACTAGAGCTTAA